A stretch of the bacterium SCSIO 12827 genome encodes the following:
- the smc gene encoding chromosome segregation protein SMC — MLNFKKIRVLGFKSFVDPTELFIEPGLTGVVGPNGCGKSNVVESLKWVMGETSAKQMRGTEMEDVIFSGTQDRPSRNIAEVTLTLDNTERKAPAQFNDADELEVTRRIEREKGSNYRINGKEVRARDVQLLFADQATGARSTALVSQGRIGTVINAKPAQRRLLLEEAAGITGLHSRRHEAELRLKGAEANMERLDDILVTLDAQMNNLKKQARQATRYRNLSDHIRKAEATLFHILWSNAETARDTARAQLKEAEHAVTELTQRAAQATTRQAQAAEGLPELRQGEAQVAAELQRLTLAREGLDEEEARITQTMAETRGRLEQTARDREREQGLMTDAAEAIQRLAAEKQDIETAQTQEADDLTAAAEARAAADVAVAEMDREVDRDTNDLAAAEARRNALNQRLAELENRLNRLAQRAADAEAQKAELESRSADLVDLAQADATVETTRTAADTARETLTATEAARTEADQASEQAAQAAREKANEQTALETEIRTLERVLAAGPETDLPPMLDQISVDKGFEDALGAALGEDLSAPAMGDDDGAVIGWRALGPMATAPALPAGARALSEVVKAPAALDRRLSQIGIVEDAAEGTRLQAGLAPGQRLVSRAGGLWRWDGFRVAEGAETAAAQRLAQRNRLNEVAAQAEAARETLDALRATAEAAKAKAEALRTQERDARQALNEADRAFNAARDRLAEVKDRAAAVQNKLAALAETQASIAADQEESGAQKAALETERSELPDLEAARTALADKRTALAEKRTHQMECRSRHDQLFQASEARKQRLLAVASESQMWVTRRSRSESQLGELAERATALQADLDALQQKPAEIAAKRDELLTAIQGAEARRNTAADHLAQAEAALAEADRDMRQAEHDLSFARETRVRAEGAVEQAEQGCRGLIERINDRLHVTPDKLAELAEVEDGKDLPELENAESRVDRLLRERDTMGPVNLRAEQEMTELSEQITGLETEKTDLLAAIDKLRQGINELNREGRARLLASFEEVNGHFQVLFQRLFGGGKAHLELVESDDPLQAGLEIFASPPGKRLQVLSLLSGGEQALTALALLFGVFQTNPAPICVLDEVDAPLDDANVDRFCSMLDEMAATGQTRFIVITHHRMTMARMHRLFGVTMQERGVSQLVSVDLQQAESFRESA; from the coding sequence TTGCTTAATTTCAAGAAAATCCGCGTTCTGGGGTTCAAATCCTTCGTTGACCCCACGGAGTTGTTCATCGAACCGGGCCTGACGGGCGTGGTCGGTCCGAACGGCTGCGGCAAGTCGAACGTGGTCGAATCCTTGAAATGGGTGATGGGTGAAACCTCGGCCAAGCAGATGCGCGGCACGGAGATGGAAGACGTCATCTTCTCCGGAACGCAAGACCGGCCGTCGCGCAACATCGCCGAGGTGACGCTGACCCTCGACAATACCGAACGCAAGGCCCCGGCCCAGTTCAACGATGCGGACGAATTGGAAGTCACCCGCCGCATCGAACGCGAAAAGGGATCGAACTACCGCATCAACGGCAAGGAAGTCCGCGCCCGCGACGTGCAACTGCTGTTCGCCGATCAGGCCACGGGCGCGCGCTCGACCGCCCTGGTCAGCCAAGGGCGCATCGGCACCGTGATCAACGCCAAGCCGGCGCAGCGTCGCCTTCTACTGGAAGAAGCCGCCGGCATCACCGGTCTGCATTCCCGCCGCCACGAGGCGGAACTGCGCCTCAAAGGCGCCGAAGCCAACATGGAGCGTCTGGACGACATCCTGGTCACCCTCGACGCCCAGATGAACAACCTGAAGAAACAGGCCCGCCAGGCGACCCGATACCGCAATCTGTCGGACCATATCCGCAAGGCCGAGGCGACCCTATTCCATATCCTGTGGTCCAACGCGGAAACCGCCCGCGACACGGCCCGCGCGCAGTTGAAGGAAGCCGAACACGCGGTCACCGAGTTGACCCAGCGCGCCGCCCAGGCAACCACTCGCCAAGCCCAGGCCGCCGAGGGTCTGCCCGAACTGCGCCAGGGCGAGGCCCAGGTGGCGGCGGAACTGCAGCGCCTGACCCTGGCCCGCGAAGGCCTGGACGAAGAAGAAGCCCGCATCACCCAGACCATGGCCGAAACCCGGGGCCGTCTGGAACAGACCGCCCGCGACCGTGAGCGAGAACAGGGCCTGATGACCGACGCCGCCGAGGCCATCCAGCGTCTGGCCGCCGAAAAGCAGGACATCGAGACCGCCCAGACGCAGGAAGCCGACGACCTGACGGCCGCCGCCGAGGCCCGCGCCGCCGCCGACGTCGCCGTCGCCGAAATGGACCGCGAGGTCGACCGCGACACCAACGATCTAGCCGCCGCCGAAGCCCGCCGCAATGCCCTGAATCAACGCCTGGCCGAACTGGAAAACCGCCTGAACCGGCTGGCCCAGCGCGCCGCCGACGCCGAGGCACAGAAAGCCGAACTGGAATCCCGGTCCGCCGACCTGGTCGATCTGGCCCAGGCAGATGCCACCGTCGAAACCACGCGCACCGCCGCCGACACCGCCCGCGAGACCCTGACCGCAACGGAAGCCGCCCGCACCGAAGCCGATCAGGCGTCGGAACAGGCAGCCCAGGCCGCGCGGGAAAAAGCGAACGAACAGACCGCCCTGGAAACCGAAATCCGCACCCTGGAGCGCGTCCTCGCCGCCGGGCCGGAAACGGACCTGCCGCCGATGCTCGACCAGATCAGCGTCGACAAGGGGTTCGAGGATGCGCTGGGCGCCGCCCTGGGCGAAGACCTCTCGGCCCCGGCCATGGGCGACGACGATGGCGCCGTCATCGGTTGGCGCGCCTTGGGCCCCATGGCGACGGCCCCGGCCCTGCCCGCCGGCGCACGCGCCCTGTCGGAGGTCGTGAAAGCCCCCGCCGCCCTCGACCGCCGCCTGTCGCAGATCGGTATCGTCGAGGATGCCGCCGAAGGCACCCGCCTGCAGGCCGGCCTGGCCCCCGGCCAACGCCTGGTCAGCCGCGCCGGCGGCCTGTGGCGCTGGGACGGCTTCCGCGTCGCCGAAGGGGCGGAAACCGCCGCCGCCCAACGCTTGGCCCAGCGCAACCGCCTGAACGAGGTCGCGGCCCAGGCTGAGGCCGCGCGCGAAACCCTGGACGCCCTGCGGGCCACCGCCGAGGCCGCCAAGGCCAAGGCCGAGGCCCTGCGCACCCAGGAACGCGACGCCCGCCAAGCGCTGAACGAGGCCGACCGCGCCTTCAACGCCGCCCGCGACCGCCTGGCCGAGGTCAAGGACCGTGCCGCCGCCGTACAGAATAAGCTGGCCGCCCTGGCCGAAACCCAGGCGTCCATCGCCGCCGATCAGGAAGAATCCGGAGCCCAGAAGGCGGCGCTTGAAACCGAACGCAGCGAACTGCCGGACCTGGAGGCCGCGCGCACGGCCCTGGCCGACAAGCGCACTGCCCTGGCCGAGAAGCGCACCCACCAGATGGAATGCCGGTCGCGCCACGACCAGCTGTTCCAGGCGTCGGAAGCCCGCAAACAACGCTTGCTCGCCGTCGCCTCCGAATCTCAGATGTGGGTGACCCGCCGGTCGCGGTCGGAAAGCCAGCTCGGCGAACTGGCGGAACGCGCCACCGCCCTGCAAGCGGACCTGGACGCCCTGCAGCAGAAACCGGCCGAGATCGCGGCCAAGCGCGACGAGCTGTTGACCGCCATTCAGGGGGCCGAGGCGCGCCGCAACACCGCCGCCGACCATCTGGCCCAGGCGGAAGCCGCCCTGGCCGAAGCCGACCGCGACATGCGCCAGGCCGAACACGACCTGTCCTTCGCCCGCGAAACCCGGGTCCGTGCCGAGGGTGCTGTGGAGCAGGCCGAACAGGGCTGCCGCGGCCTGATCGAGCGCATCAACGACCGCCTGCACGTCACCCCGGACAAGCTGGCCGAACTGGCGGAAGTGGAAGACGGCAAGGATCTGCCCGAATTGGAGAACGCGGAAAGCCGGGTCGACCGCCTGCTGCGTGAACGCGACACCATGGGCCCGGTCAACCTGCGTGCCGAACAGGAAATGACCGAGTTGTCGGAACAGATCACCGGCCTGGAAACGGAAAAGACCGACCTTCTTGCCGCCATCGACAAGCTACGCCAGGGCATCAACGAGCTGAACCGCGAGGGCCGGGCCCGCCTGCTGGCCTCGTTCGAAGAGGTCAACGGCCATTTCCAGGTTCTGTTCCAACGCCTGTTCGGCGGCGGCAAGGCCCATCTGGAACTGGTGGAATCGGACGATCCGCTCCAAGCCGGCCTGGAAATCTTCGCCAGCCCGCCGGGCAAGCGCCTGCAGGTATTATCGCTGTTGTCGGGCGGCGAACAGGCGCTGACGGCCCTGGCCCTGCTGTTCGGGGTGTTTCAGACCAACCCGGCGCCGATTTGCGTGCTCGACGAAGTGGACGCGCCGCTTGATGACGCCAATGTCGACCGATTCTGCTCCATGCTCGACGAAATGGCGGCCACGGGGCAGACCCGCTTCATCGTCATCACCCACCACCGCATGACCATGGCCCGCATGCACCGCCTGTTCGGTGTGACCATGCAGGAACGTGGCGTGTCGCAGCTTGTCTCCGTCGACCTGCAACAGGCCGAAAGCTTCCGCGAGAGCGCGTGA
- a CDS encoding AtpZ/AtpI family protein: protein MTDERPHSDLDGLQKRIDGALDKGGFSQAQKNRDKEPPNSALSLAFRVGIELVSAVAVGLGIGWLLDKWLDTKPWLMLVFIILGGCAGILNVYRMARGYGYAAGYQQDENPTDDADRR, encoded by the coding sequence ATGACCGACGAACGGCCCCATTCGGACCTGGACGGCCTGCAAAAGCGCATCGACGGCGCCCTGGACAAGGGCGGGTTTTCGCAAGCGCAGAAAAATCGCGACAAGGAGCCGCCAAATAGCGCTCTTAGCCTTGCATTTCGTGTCGGCATTGAGTTAGTTTCCGCCGTCGCCGTTGGGCTGGGTATCGGTTGGCTGCTTGATAAGTGGCTCGATACCAAGCCCTGGCTCATGTTGGTGTTCATAATCCTAGGGGGATGCGCCGGCATTCTGAACGTCTATCGGATGGCCCGTGGCTACGGTTACGCCGCGGGGTATCAACAGGATGAAAATCCGACCGACGATGCAGATCGCCGATAA
- a CDS encoding F0F1 ATP synthase subunit A, translating to MADKHSPLAQFEIKTLVPLDFGGIDASFTNSALMMVATVVVVSAFLILGMRRNALVPGRWQSIAELSYVFIANLVKDTVGSEGRNYFPFIFTVFMFVLFGNLLGMVPYSFTFTSHIVVTFTMAAVIFVGVTLIALAKHKMHFFSFFMPPGVPILMAPLLIPIEIISYLSRPISLSVRLFANMLAGHTLLKVFAGFIISLGVFGVAPWLFVVALTGLEIVIAFLQAFVFTILTCLYLNDALHLH from the coding sequence TTGGCCGATAAGCACAGCCCGCTCGCTCAGTTCGAGATCAAAACACTTGTGCCGCTAGATTTCGGCGGCATTGACGCATCCTTTACCAACTCGGCACTTATGATGGTGGCGACGGTGGTCGTGGTCAGCGCCTTCCTGATCCTGGGCATGCGCCGCAACGCCCTGGTTCCCGGGCGCTGGCAGTCGATTGCGGAACTCTCCTACGTGTTCATCGCCAATCTGGTGAAGGACACGGTCGGATCCGAGGGCCGCAACTACTTCCCCTTCATCTTCACGGTGTTCATGTTCGTGCTGTTCGGCAATCTGCTGGGCATGGTCCCCTACAGCTTCACCTTCACGTCGCACATCGTGGTGACCTTCACCATGGCGGCGGTGATCTTCGTCGGCGTGACGCTGATTGCGCTGGCCAAGCACAAGATGCACTTCTTCTCGTTCTTCATGCCGCCGGGCGTGCCGATTCTCATGGCGCCGCTGCTGATCCCGATCGAGATCATTTCCTATCTGTCGCGCCCCATCTCCCTCAGCGTCCGTCTGTTTGCCAACATGCTGGCCGGACACACGCTGCTGAAGGTGTTCGCCGGGTTCATCATTTCGCTTGGTGTGTTCGGCGTGGCGCCCTGGCTGTTCGTGGTCGCGTTGACGGGCCTGGAAATCGTCATCGCCTTCCTGCAGGCCTTCGTGTTCACCATTCTGACCTGCCTGTACCTGAACGACGCCCTGCACCTTCACTAG
- a CDS encoding F0F1 ATP synthase subunit C: protein MEVQAAKLLGAGLAVIGVIGSGIGIGTIFASFIQAVGRNPSAQGAVFPMTMLGFALVEAIALFALVIALVILFG, encoded by the coding sequence ATGGAAGTTCAAGCTGCGAAGCTGCTCGGTGCCGGCCTGGCCGTTATCGGCGTGATTGGTTCCGGTATCGGCATCGGTACCATCTTTGCCTCGTTCATTCAGGCTGTGGGCCGCAACCCCTCCGCTCAGGGCGCCGTGTTCCCCATGACCATGCTGGGCTTCGCCCTCGTGGAAGCCATCGCGCTGTTCGCGCTGGTTATCGCCCTGGTCATTCTGTTCGGCTGA
- a CDS encoding F0F1 ATP synthase subunit B' has translation MPQLDFTTYVPQIIWLVISFTAMFLVMWKVCVPRIGGALEARQKKIEQNLERAAELKAEAEAAIEAYEKALADARATAHEEIVKVQADLKAKQDAEESKLSQTLQARIKEGEATIDKALQGALASLDAMASDVAAAACERLTGEAPDAKALEKAVAGAAKARQA, from the coding sequence ATGCCTCAATTGGACTTCACAACCTACGTGCCCCAGATCATCTGGCTGGTGATTTCCTTCACCGCCATGTTCTTGGTCATGTGGAAGGTCTGCGTGCCCCGGATCGGCGGCGCCCTTGAGGCGCGGCAGAAGAAGATCGAGCAGAACCTGGAGCGCGCGGCGGAACTGAAGGCCGAGGCCGAAGCCGCCATCGAGGCCTATGAAAAGGCCTTGGCCGACGCCCGTGCCACGGCGCACGAGGAAATCGTTAAGGTGCAGGCCGACCTGAAGGCCAAGCAGGATGCTGAGGAAAGCAAGCTTTCCCAGACCCTGCAGGCCCGCATCAAGGAAGGCGAGGCAACCATCGACAAGGCGCTTCAGGGCGCCCTGGCGAGCCTTGACGCCATGGCGTCCGACGTCGCGGCCGCCGCTTGTGAGCGGCTGACCGGCGAAGCACCGGATGCCAAGGCCCTTGAAAAGGCCGTGGCCGGCGCCGCCAAAGCGCGTCAAGCCTAG
- a CDS encoding F0F1 ATP synthase subunit B, whose product MLQDPTFWVATAFAAFIGVLVYLKVPGLIAGALDERADKIKADIEEAEKLREEAQKLLADYQKKQRDAQKEADKIVTAAKEEAERMAKQGEQRLKDSLARREKQATDRLAQAEAAALDHLKAHTVEVAMAATRQVLADSIKGKKADQLIDDAIGALPGKLH is encoded by the coding sequence ATGCTGCAAGATCCCACATTCTGGGTCGCCACTGCCTTCGCCGCCTTCATCGGCGTGCTGGTCTACCTCAAGGTGCCGGGCCTGATCGCCGGTGCCCTCGATGAGCGGGCCGACAAGATCAAGGCCGACATCGAAGAGGCGGAAAAGCTTCGCGAGGAAGCGCAGAAGCTGCTGGCTGACTACCAGAAGAAACAGCGCGACGCCCAGAAGGAAGCGGACAAGATCGTGACCGCCGCCAAGGAAGAAGCCGAGCGCATGGCCAAGCAAGGCGAACAGCGCTTGAAAGATTCCCTGGCACGCCGCGAAAAGCAGGCCACGGACCGTCTGGCCCAGGCCGAAGCCGCCGCTCTCGATCACCTCAAGGCCCATACGGTCGAGGTCGCCATGGCCGCCACGCGCCAGGTTCTGGCCGACAGCATCAAGGGCAAGAAGGCCGATCAGTTGATCGACGACGCCATCGGCGCCCTGCCCGGCAAGCTGCACTAA
- the speB gene encoding agmatinase, with protein sequence MKILPPEEGFLGLSGDDVADAAEKPGVTIVPYGLEASVSYGGGTAAGPQAMIDASHQVELFDEELWREPCRDFHLNTLAPFDIPTDIPAALDQLAGVVGGILDEGRFPLTFGGEHSITPGAIRPFVERYPDLCLLQFDAHADLRDGYEGEHFSHAAAMRRCLDHPGLSIVSVGIRNISSGEIPFLDANRDRIHIYWGKDRRDWDVDRIVSHLAGKTVYITFDLDGFDSSLMQATGTPEPGGVFWDDAVRIIRAANKVAGKVVGADINELAPIEGLHSCNFLAAKLAYKILAYRFTDGLSKAA encoded by the coding sequence GTGAAAATTCTGCCTCCTGAAGAGGGCTTCCTCGGCCTGAGCGGGGACGACGTTGCCGACGCGGCTGAGAAGCCCGGCGTGACGATCGTCCCCTATGGCCTGGAAGCCTCCGTCAGCTACGGCGGCGGCACGGCGGCTGGGCCGCAGGCGATGATCGACGCCTCCCATCAGGTCGAACTGTTCGACGAAGAGCTATGGCGGGAGCCGTGCCGAGATTTCCATCTGAACACCCTGGCCCCGTTCGATATCCCCACGGATATTCCGGCCGCCCTCGACCAGTTGGCGGGGGTCGTCGGCGGGATTCTCGACGAGGGGCGCTTTCCGCTGACCTTCGGCGGGGAGCATTCGATCACGCCGGGGGCGATTCGCCCCTTTGTCGAACGCTATCCGGACCTGTGCCTGCTGCAGTTCGACGCCCATGCGGACCTGCGCGACGGCTATGAGGGGGAGCATTTTTCCCACGCCGCCGCCATGCGCCGCTGCCTGGATCATCCCGGCCTGTCGATCGTTTCGGTCGGCATCCGCAACATCTCGTCCGGGGAAATCCCGTTCCTCGACGCCAACCGGGACCGCATCCACATCTACTGGGGCAAGGATCGGCGGGACTGGGACGTGGACCGGATCGTCTCCCACCTTGCCGGAAAGACGGTCTACATCACCTTCGATCTCGACGGCTTCGATTCCAGCCTGATGCAGGCCACGGGCACGCCGGAACCAGGCGGCGTGTTCTGGGATGACGCCGTGCGCATCATCCGGGCGGCCAACAAGGTCGCGGGAAAGGTCGTGGGGGCGGACATCAACGAACTGGCCCCTATCGAAGGCCTGCATTCGTGCAACTTCCTGGCCGCCAAGCTGGCTTACAAGATCCTCGCCTATCGATTCACGGACGGGCTGTCCAAGGCAGCCTGA